The Anaerolineae bacterium DNA segment GTGGCGCGGGAATGAAAATTTGGAAATTTGCCGCAGGTGTTAGCCATGTCTAAGCCGCGGGTGTGTATGCTGGCCGCTGATGGGCTGGACCCGTATATCCTCATCCATCTTGTGGAAGAGGGGCAACTGCCGCACTTCCGCCGGCTGATGGCGCGCGGCTTCTTCGCGCCCATGATCACCACTTACCCACCCGTCTCGCCGGTGGCCTGGACCTCCCTGCTGACCGGCTGTTGGCCGGCCAAACACGGCATCCTGGACTTCATC contains these protein-coding regions:
- a CDS encoding alkaline phosphatase family protein, with amino-acid sequence MSKPRVCMLAADGLDPYILIHLVEEGQLPHFRRLMARGFFAPMITTYPPVSPVAWTSLLTGCWPAKHGILDFI